In one Lolium rigidum isolate FL_2022 chromosome 3, APGP_CSIRO_Lrig_0.1, whole genome shotgun sequence genomic region, the following are encoded:
- the LOC124695524 gene encoding uncharacterized protein LOC124695524, with translation MALLGNPVAVLTERSAPRLTRLLENVMVERSLCAVHVVLGADPAVADRALVALATYIAEGRRPPLTADANDIDAAAWFELLLSKYSLSALNPDEKVLDLGSHNFFICARRF, from the exons ATGGCGCTTCTGGGCAACCCGGTGGCGGTTCTGACGGAGAGATCGGCGCCACGGCTCACGAGGCTGCTAGAGAACGTGATGGTGGAGCGGAGCCTGTGCGCGGTGCACGTCGTGCTGGGCGCCGATCCCGCCGTGGCGGACCGCGCGCTCGTCGCCTTAGCCACCTACATCGCCGAGGGACGCAGGCCGCCGCTCACCGCCGACGCCAACGACATCGACGCCGCCGCATGGTTCGAGTTGCTTCTCTCCAAGTATTCCCTCT CAGCGCTGAACCCTGACGAGAAGGTGTTGGATCTGGGGTCTCACAACTTCTTCATATGCGCCAGAAGATTCTGA